The following proteins come from a genomic window of Nicotiana tomentosiformis chromosome 12, ASM39032v3, whole genome shotgun sequence:
- the LOC104104454 gene encoding heat shock 70 kDa protein 15-like, with amino-acid sequence MSVVGFDFGNESGVVAVARQRGIDVVLNDESKRETPAIVCFGEKQRFLGTAGAASSMMNPKNTISQIKRLIGRKFSDPELQRDIKALPFSVTEGPDGYPLIHALYLGEMRTFTPTQVLGMVFSDLKTIAEKNLNAAVVDCCIGIPIYFTDLQRRAVMDAAMIAGLHPLHLIHETTATALAYGIYKTDLPENDPLNVAFIDVGHASLQVCIAGFKKGQLKILAHSFDRNLGGRDFDEALFQHFAAKFKEEYKIDVFQNARACIRLRAACEKLKKVLSANPEAPLNIECLMDEKDVRGFIKREEFEQISIPILERVKKPLENALAEAGFTTENIHAVEVVGSSSRVPAIMRILTEFFGKEPRRTMNASECVAKGCALQCAILSPTFKVREFQVNESFPFPIALSWKGPAPDAQNGALENHQSTIVFPKGNPIPSVKALTFYRSGTFTIDVQYADVSELQAPAKISTYTIGPFQSAKGERAKLKVKVRLNLHGIVSVDSATLLEEEEVEVPVVKEAVKEPAEMETDEASGDAAPSTTSESDVNMQDAKGAGDASVAENDVPESGDKPVKMETDAKVEAPKKKVKKTSVPVTEIVYGAMAAADVQKAVEKEFEMALQDRVMEETKDKKNAVEAYVYDMRNKLSDKYQEFVIDSEREQFMAKLQEVEDWLYEDGEDETKGVYIAKLEELKKQGDPIEQRYKEYMERGSVIDQFVYCINSYREAAMSNDPKFDHIDLAEKQKVLNECVEAESWFREKKQQQDALPKYANPVLLSADVRKKAEALDRVCRPIMTKPKPKPAKPATPETPSSQSPQGGEQQPQSAESPNAGNANATEGASAGNEVPPAAEPMETEKCETLPSAS; translated from the exons ATGAGCGTGGTTGGTTTTGACTTTGGGAACGAGAGTGGCGTTGTTGCGGTTGCAAGGCAGAGAGGTATTGATGTCGTACTTAATGACGAATCAAAAAGGGAAACACCAGCTATAGTCTGCTTTGGAGAGAAGCAACGGTTTCTCGGGACTGCTGGTGCAGCATCAAGTATGATGAACCCAAAGAATACCATTTCACAGATAAAAAGGTTAATAGGGCGGAAATTTTCTGATCCAGAGCTGCAAAGAGATATTAAGGCACTGCCCTTTTCAGTAACCGAAGGGCCTGATGGATATCCTCTCATCCATGCACTATATTTGGGGGAAATGAGAACTTTTACACCTACCCAGGTTCTTGGAATGGTGTTTTCGGATCTCAAAACTATAGCAGAGAAGAATCTCAATGCAGCAGTTGTTGATTGTTGCATCGGAATTCCGATTTATTTCACTGATCTTCAGAGAAGAGCTGTAATGGATGCAGCCATGATAGCTGGCTTGCATCCTTTGCATCTAATTCATGAGACAACAGCTACTGCATTGGCATATGGTATTTACAAGACAGATTTACCTGAAAATGACCCACTGAATGTTGCTTTTATTGACGTTGGACATGCAAGCTTGCAAGTTTGTATTGCTGGCTTCAAGAAAGGCCAGTTGAAGATATTGGCTCATTCATTTGACAGAAATCTTGGTGGGAGGGATTTTGATGAAGCTCTTTTCCAACATTTTGCTGCAAAGTTCAAGGAAGAATACAAAATTGATGTTTTCCAAAATGCTAGGGCATGCATTAGACTTCGAGCTGCTTGTGAAAAGTTGAAAAAGGTCCTCAGCGCAAACCCTGAGGCACCTTTGAATATAGAGTGTTTAATGGATGAGAAGGATGTCAGAGGATTTATCAAGAGGGAGGAGTTTGAGCAAATCAGCATACCTATACTGGAGAGAGTGAAGAAACCACTAGAGAATGCTCTTGCTGAAGCTGGGTTCACTACTGAGAACATTCATGCAGTTGAGGTTGTTGGGTCAAGCTCTCGAGTGCCTGCAATTATGAGGATATTGACGGAGTTCTTTGGTAAGGAACCAAGGCGCACCATGAATGCAAGTGAATGTGTGGCCAAAGGATGTGCATTGCAATGCGCTATTCTCAGTCCTACCTTTAAAGTGCGAGAATTCCAG GTCAATGAGAGCTTCCCTTTCCCAATTGCATTGTCATGGAAGGGGCCTGCTCCAGACGCACAAAATGGAGCTTTAGAGAATCATCAGAGCACGATTGTTTTCCCCAAAGGGAATCCGATACCCAGTGTGAAAGCTCTGACATTCTACAGATCTGGCACGTTTACAATAGATGTACAGTATGCTGATGTTAGTGAGCTTCAGGCGCCAGCAAAGATCAGTACTTACACG ATCGGACCATTCCAATCTGCAAAGGGTGAAAGGGCCAAACTAAAAGTTAAAGTACGCCTAAACCTGCATGGTATTGTCTCGGTTGATTCTGCCACT CTTTTGGAAGAAGAAGAGGTGGAAGTCCCAGTTGTGAAAGAGGCAGTTAAGGAACCTGCCGAAATGGAAACAGATGAAGCTTCTGGTGATGCTGCTCCTTCAACTACATCGGAATCTGATGTAAATATGCAAGATGCTAAAGGAGCTGGAGATGCTTCTGTGGCTGAGAATGATGTTCCAGAATCTGGTGACAAACCTGTCAAGATGGAAACAGATGCTAAG GTTGAAGCCCCCAAGAAAAAGGTCAAGAAGACATCTGTACCAGTGACAGAGATTGTTTATGGAGCAATGGCAGCTGCTGATGTTCAGAAGGCTGTtgagaaagaatttgaaatggcTCTTCAGGACCGTGTTATGGAAGAGACAAAGGACAAGAAGAATGCTGTCGAGGCCTATGTTTATGACATGAGGAATAAG CTTTCAGATAAATATCAAGAGTTTGTAATTGATTCAGAAAGAGAACAATTTATGGCTAAacttcaagaagtggaagattGGTTGTATGAAGATGGAGAGGATGAAACGAAGGGTGTGTATATTGCCAAGCTTGAGGAGCTTAAAAAG CAAGGTGACCCGATTGAGCAACGGTACAAGGAGTACATGGAGAGGGGATCCGTAATTGACCAATTTGTTTATTGCATCAATAGTTACAGAGAGGCGGCCATGTCAAATGATCCTAAGTTTGATCACATTGATTTAGCAGAGAAGCAGAAG GTTTTGAACGAGTGTGTCGAAGCCGAGTCTTGGTTTAGAGAGAAAAAGCAGCAGCAGGATGCTCTTCCGAAATATGCCAACCCAGTTCTTCTGTCGGCGGATGTTCGGAAGAAAGCAGAGGCACTTGATAG GGTTTGTAGGCCTATAATGACAAAGCCTAAGCCTAAGCCGGCAAAGCCAGCAACTCCTGAAACACCATCATCTCAATCTCCTCAAGGAGGTGAGCAACAACCTCAGAGTGCAGAGAGTCCTAATGCAGGAAATGCAAATGCAACTGAGGGTGCCAGCGCTGGAAATGAAGTACCACCTGCTGCTGAGCCAATGGAGACGGAGAAATGTGAGACTCTGCCAAGTGCTTCATGA